In Carya illinoinensis cultivar Pawnee chromosome 9, C.illinoinensisPawnee_v1, whole genome shotgun sequence, the following are encoded in one genomic region:
- the LOC122276953 gene encoding uncharacterized protein LOC122276953, which produces MVAASTSGSKSLIEYLKRYESNDEEGKEKKKRTKNVVQSKPDVPHVLVVDEDPVCHKPVNLEEKNNDDSAHEEKPQVDEDIEVKQMKRLKQLKAMRPYNAISEDGSGWVSLSPKAANSNDPNPNMSPLGKPAVLNDTPSLEHELKLADFGRGSADLSPSGQQLKHQQNDTTSDFLDISPPRRRSHGSLCQDDFQDLSPLRKSRKEAVVNEQHKTGLLTGKEISEEIARTKKTDWLRFKEMDRSISGQGAVPV; this is translated from the exons ATGGTGGCGGCTTCAACTTCGGGGTCCAAGTCACTTATAGAATATTTGAAGAGATATGAGAGCAATGATgaggaaggaaaggaaaagaaaaaaaggacgAAGAATGTGGTCCAAAGTAAACCAGATGTACCCCATGTTTTAGTCGTGGATGAAGATCCAGTTTGTCACAAACCAGTTAATCTTGAAGAGAAAAACAATGATGATTCAGCTC ATGAAGAGAAGCCACAAGTTGATGAGGACATTGAGGTTAAGCAAATGAAGAGGCTCAAACAACTGAAGGCTATGCGGCCATATAATGCAATATCAGAGGATGGAAGTGGttgggtttctctctctcccaaagCTGCTAATTCTAATGACCCAAACCCTAATATGTCACCACTAGGTAAGCCGGCAGTCCTAAATGACACACCTTCACTGGAACATGAACTGAAGCTCGCAGATTTTGGCAGAGGTAGCGCTGATTTGTCACCTTCAGGACAGCAGCTGAAGCACCAACAGAATGATACAACATCTGACTTTCTTGACATTTCTCCTCCTAGACGAAGGAGTCATGGTTCTTTGTGCCAAGATGACTTCCAG GATCTTTCTCCCCTGAGAAAAAGCCGAAAGGAAGCTGTTGTGAATGAGCAACATAAAACGGGTCTGCTTACTGGCAAAGAGATTAGTGAAGAGATTGCTAGAACTAAGAAGACTGATTGGTTAAG GTTTAAAGAGATGGATCGATCTATAAGTGGTCAAGGTGCGGTACCTGTATAA